GGCGAACAAAGCCTCAACGACGACGCGCGTGCCCGGCGGCAGCGCGGCCGGCGCCTCGCGCATCACGACGCCGTTGTCGACCGTCCGCGCCCAGCCCTCCGCCCCCCGAACGCGGCTTTCCAGCGTCAGCTGCGCGACGCTGGCGATCGAGGGCAGGGCTTCGCCGCGAAAGCCCATCGTCGTCACGTTTTCAATGGCTTCATCGGGCAGCTTGGACGTCGCGTGCCGTTCGAGCGCCAGCGCCATGTCGGCGGGCGTCATGCCGCAGCCATCGTCGGCGACCTCGATCCGCGCGAGCCCGCCGTCCGACAGCACGACCGCGATCCGAGTCGCGCCCGCGTCGATCGCATTCTCGACCAGCTCCTTCAACGCGCTGGCGGGCCTTTCCACCACTTCACCGGCGGCGATACGATTGACGAGTTGTTCGGGCAGACGACGTATTGACACGCGCCATGCTCTATACCAAGCGGCGGCATCCCGCGAGCCTTCCGCAATAACGCGACGGTACGACCCTGAGGCCGACACCGTGGCGTGCGGCGGCGCTGGCGGAGCCCTCGCACCGAAGACGGAAAATTTCGCCCGATGGCCCTCCCCCGCTTTTTCAAATTCATGTCCCACGACATGGCGATCGACCTCGGCACCGCGAACACCGTGGTCTATGTCCGGGGGCGCGGCATCGTCCTCAACGAACCGTCCGTCGTGGCGGTCGAGACGATCAACGGCATCAAGCGGGTGAAGGCGGTCGGTGACGACGCCAAGCTGATGATGGGCAAGACGCCGGGCAATATCGAGGCGATCCGTCCGCTTCGTGACGGGGTCATCGCCGACATCGACGTCGCCGAAGAGATGATCAAGGCGTTCATCCGCAAGGTGCACGGCCCGCGCAAGTTCGCGCGCTGGCCCGAGATCGTGATCTGCGTGCCGTCGGGGTCGACCAAGGTCGAACGCCGCGCGATCCGCGACGCCGCCTCGAACGCGGGCGCGAGCCAGGTCTATCTGATCGAGGAGCCGATGGCCGCCGCGATCGGCGCCGACATGCCCGTTACCGAGCCGATCGGCTCGATGGTCGTCGACATCGGCGGCGGCACGACCGAGGTCGCCGTCCTGTCGCTGCGCGGTCTCGCCTACACCACCAGCGTGCGCGTCGGCGGCGACAAGATGGACGAGGCGATCGTCAGTTACATCCGCCGCAACCACAATCTGCTGATCGGCGAAGCGACCGCGGAGCGGATCAAGCAGGAGGTCGGCATCGCCCGCCCGCCGGCGGACGGCATCGGCATGACGATCCACATCAAGGGTCGCGACCTCGTCAACGGGGTGCCTAAGGAAATCCAGATCAACCAGGGCCAGATCGCCGAAGCGCTGTCGGAGCCGGTGGCGACGATCGTAGAGGGCGTGCGCGTCGCGCTGGAGAATACCGCACCGGAACTGGCGGCGGACATCGTCGACCAGGGCATCGTGCTCACCGGTGGCGGCGCGCTGCTGCAGGGGCTGGACGAGGTGTTGCGCGACGAAACCGGTTTGCCGGTCACCGTCGCCGAGGATCCGCTGACCTGCGTCGCGCTGGGCACGGGCCGCGCGCTCGAGGATCCGATGTTCCGCGGCGTCCTGCAGAACGGTTAACCGCCAACCGGGGGGAAGCGGCGCATGGCGCCTGCCCGCGACCGTCGCACGGGTTTCTCGCGTCGGCGGCAATATTCGGCATTCTTCGCCTACGTGCTCGCGATCGCGGGCGCGCTGGTCGGTGTCGCGCTGCTCATCGTCTCCAGCTTCAACCCGCCCGCCTTCGCGGCGCTGCGGATGACGGTGGCGAGCGTGTCGGCACCCGTCGCGTCCGGGCTGGATGCGGCGGTCGGCACGGTGCGCACCGTGCCCGATGCGATCGGCAGCTGGTTTCGCGTCCATGGCGAAAACGCCGACCTGCGCGCGCAGGTGGCGCGGGACCAGCGGCTGCTGACCCGCGCACGGACGATCGCGTACGAGAACCGACGCCTGCGCGCACTGCTGGCGTTGCGCGACCGGGCGGAGGATGTCGTCGTCACCGCACGGCTCGTCGCCTCCACCGCGACCAGCGCGCGGCGATTCGCGCTGCTCAACGCTGGGCACTTCCAGGGCGTACGCACGGGCATGCCGGTACGCGGCCCCGTCGGCCTCGTCGGCCGCGTGCTGGAGACGGGGCCGATCGCGGCGCGCGTGCTGCTCGTCACCGATCCCGAAAGCCTCGTCCCCGTCCGCCGCACGCGCGACGGCCTGCCCGCCATCGCCGCGGGCCGCGGCGACGGCAGGGTCGAGGTGCGATCGGTCAACGCGACCAACGTCCGCTTCCAGCCGGGCGAGATGTTCGTGACGAGCGGCATCGGCGGCATCTACCCGCCGGGCATCCCGGTCGCCGCCGTCGCGGGCGCCGGCGTCGACAACGCGGTCGCCGTGCCGATCGCGTCGCCGGACGCGCTGGACTTCGCGCTGGTCGAGCGTCCGTTCATGCCGATGCCCGCGCCCACGCCGCGCGCGCCCGCCGCCGCGCACCTGCCATCGCCGGCGCCCGCGACGGCGCCATGAACACGATCGATCACCAGCCGTTCCGCATGCCCCTGCCTCCCGGGCGTGCGCGGGCGGTGCCGTGGCTCACCGTGATCGCCGGATCGGCACTCACCGCCGTGGTCCCCGTCGTCGCCAGCCTGGCGCTGCTGCCACCTTTCGGGCTCATCATGCTGCTGACGTGGCGGCTGCTCGCGCGGTTCGCGCTGCGGCCGTGGGCGGCGGCGCCGCTCGGGCTGTTCGACGACCTCGTCAGCGGCCAGCCGCTGGGGTCGGCGGTGCTGCTCTGGTCGCTCTGCTTCCTCGTGATCGACCTTATCGAACAACGGTTGGTGTTCCGTGATTTCTGGCAGGACTGGCTGATCGCCAGCGGCTGCGTCGCCTTCTGCCTCATCGCGGGCCGCTGGCTCGCTTTGCCGTTCGGCGCGCGCGTCGATCTTGTGTTATTGGCGCAGATCGTGATCGCCATCGCCCTGTTTCCCTTGTCGGCACGGTTCGTCGCCTGGATCGACCGCAAGCGGGGCGCGGTTTCGTGAAACGCGGCAAACGCATCGTCACCGAGGCGACGCAGACCTACAGCTTTTCGCGCCGCGCCTGGCTGCTCGGCACCGCGCAGCTTGGCGTCGGCGCGCTGCTCGCCGGCCGAATGGGATGGCTCGCGGTCGCGCAGAACGAGAAATACAACCTTCTTGCCGAGAGCAATCGCGTCAACCTGACGATGATCCCGCCGCGCCGCGGCTGGATCGTCGATCGCAACGGCGCGCCGATCGCGAACAATCGCACCGATTTTCGCGTCGACATCATCCCCGACCGACTGGAAGATCCCGACCGCACGATCGGCCTGCTCGCGCAAATTCTGCAACTGCCGCCCGACGAGGTCGAACGCATCAAGATCGACCTGAAGGGCGCGGCCGGATTCCAGCCGGTACAGGTCGCCGAGAATATCGACTGGGATCGGTTCGCCGCCGTCTCGCTGCGCCAGCCGGAATTGCCCGGTGTCGCGCCGACGCGCGGCTTTGCCCGCCATTATCCAGGCGGCGCGGCGGTCGCGCATCTGACCGGCTACGTCGGCACGCCCACCGCCGAGCAATATAAGGCGACGCGCGATCCCCTGCTCGTCACGCCAGGCTTCAAGATCGGCAAGGACGGGCTGGAAAAGATGCTCGAGCGCGACCTGCGCGGCACGCCCGGCGCGAAGCGCGTCGAGGTGACCGCGCGCGGCAAGCTGGTCGCCGAGCTCGCGACGCGTCCCGACGTGCCCGGCCGGACGCAGCGGCTGACGATCGACGCAGGCCTGCAGGATTATGCGGCGCGCCGACTCGGCACCAATTCGGGCTCCGCGGTGGTGATGGATTGCAACACCGGCGAGATCCTCGCCATGGTGTCGGTCCCCGCCTACGACCCCAACAGCTTCTCCGACGGTATCAGCCATCTGGAATGGCAGATGCTGTCGGAAAACGATCACGTACCGCTGATGAACAAGGTGACGCAGGGGCTCTATCCCCCCGGCTCCACCGTCAAGCCGATGAACGGCCTCGCGCTGCTGCACGCCGGCGTGAAGGCGAGCGACCGTGTCGTCTGCACCGGCGCGATGAAGGTCGGCACCGGCGTTTTCCACTGTCACAAGAAGGGCGGCCACGGCGCGCTCGACCTGAAGGGCGCGATCGAGCAGAGCTGCGACATCTATTTCTACGAGATGATCCGCCGCCACGGTTACGATGCGATCGCGCCGATCGCGCGCGAGATGGGGCTGGGCCAGAAATTCGACCTGCCGCTCGCGACCCAGCGCTATGGCACCGTCCCCGACTCGGCGTGGAAGCTGCGCAAGTACAAGAGCCGCTGGACCGTAGCCGACGGCCTGAACGCGTCGATCGGTCAGGGTTATGTGCTCGCCAACCCGCTGCAGCTGGCGGTGATGGCCTCGCGCCTCGCGTCCGGCAAAGCAGTGCAGCCCAGCCTGCTCGCCGATCGGGTCCATCGCAACCCCGCCCCCCTGCCTTTCCCGGCAGAGGATCTCGCGGTGGTGCGCAATGCGATGTTCGGCGTCGTCAATGCGGGCGGCACCGGCGGCGCGGCGCGGATGTACGTGCCCGGCGTCGCGCTCGCGGCGAAGACGGGCACCGCGCAGGTGCGCCGCATCACCATGGCGGAACGGCGCGCAGGCGTCCTCAAGAACGGGCAATTGCCGTTCAAGCTGCGCGACCACGCGCTGCTCATCGCTTTCGCGCCGGCGGACAATCCCAAATATGCACTGGGCATCGCGCTGGAGCATAATGGCCATACCGTCCGCGATCTCGACGCGCCGCTGATCGGCCGCGACATCATGACTTATCTGTTCGACAAGCAGCGCGCGATGACCAGTCTTGCCGAGATCGAGCCTTCCTGGGGGGGCGACATCGCGACGCGCATGGCGGCGGAGGCCAACGCCTATCGCGCGGCGAACGCCCCCGCGCCTGCCGCCGCCGCGACCAAGACGGACGCGACGGTGCCGAGCGATTCGGATGCGGTCGAGGCGGCGACCGATCTTGCCAACCAGACGCAGGCGGCGCTCGCCAACGAAAGCGCGGGCGACACCGTCGCCGAGGGCGGCTCGACCGAGCGGAGCGACGACCAATGAGCCGCGGCGGGATCGTCCCCGACCCGATCGCGCGCCTGCCGTGGAAGGTGATCCTGCTCGTCGTCGCGATCGGGACGTTCGGCCAGATCGTGCTCTATTCGGCCGCGGGCGGCTCGCTGAAACCCTGGGCGCTCAGCCAGGGCCTGCGCTTCTACGTCTTCGTCGCCGGCGCGATCGCCATTTCCTACGTGCCGGAGCGCGTGTGGCGCGCCGGGGCGATGCCCGCCTATGGCGCGCTCGTCGTGCTGCTGGTCTTCGTCGAGCTGCTCGGCGCGGTGCGCGGCGGCAGCCAGCGCTGGCTGGACCTCGGCTTCATCCGCCTGCAACCGTCCGAATTGATGAAGCCCGCGATCGTGCTCGCCTGCGCGCGCTTTTACGACATGCTGCCCGCGGGCGAGACGCGGCGGTTCAGCGCGATCTGGCCCGCCGCGCTGCTGATCGGCATTCCGGCCGCGCTGATCATGAAACAGCCCGACCTCGGCACCGCGCTGATGGTCTGCGCAGGCGGTGCGACGATCATGTTCCTCGCCGGCGTGCCGCTGCGGCTGTTCATCGGCGGCGCGCTGTCGGTCGCGATCGCCGCGCCGCTCGTCATCAATTACGTGCTGCACGATTATCAGCGCAATCGCATCTTCATCTTCCTCGACCCGGAAAGCGATCCGCTGCGTACCGGTTATCACATCAGCCAGTCCAAGATCGCGATCGGATCGGGGGGCATTTGGGGCAAGGGCTTCCTGCAAGGCACGCAGAGCCATCTCGACTATCTGCCCGAAGGCCATACCGACTTCGTCTTCGCGACGATGGCCGAAGAATGGGGCCTCGTCGGTGGCTGCCTGCTGATCCTGGCGTTTCTGCTCGTCATCCGCTGGGGCATCAACGTCGGCCAGAACGCGGGGACGCGGTTCGCGCGCCTGACCGCGGCGGGCCTGTCGACGACCATCTTTTTCTACGTCGCGATCAACCTCGCCATGGTCATGGGACTTGCGCCCGTTGTCGGCATTCCGCTGCCCCTCGTCAGCTTCGGCAGTTCGGCGCAGATGACGGTGTTGTTGTGCCTGGGCATCCTGATGTCGATCGATCGGGAAAATCGCCGGCGGGTGCGCTGGTAGGCGAAAAAAGGGTTGCGGGCCGGCAAATCTCTGCTAATTGGCCGCCTCCCGACGCGGTCGGCGCCGCACCAAAGCGCCTCGATCCACCGGTCACGGACGCATAGCTCAGTTGGTAGAGCAGCTGACTCTTAATCAGCGGGTCCTTGGTTCGAGCCCAAGTGCGTCCACCATATTCTCCAGCGGCCCTGCAGCGATGCGGGGCCGTTGTGCATGGGGCACCCGGCAGGGCCGTCCCGCAGCGACGGAAAGACAGCGACATGGCATACAAGGTCCCCAACTTTTCCGAGCGCGCATCGGCCTCGCGCGATGCCAAGGCGACCGCGCTCGAAAAGCTGCGCAACAAGGCTGCGCCCGACCCCGCCGTCGTCGCCGCCCGCGCCGCCGCGCGCGAGGCGAAGGAAGCCGCGGACGCCGAGCGCCGCGCCGCGCACAAGGCGGCGATCGAGCAGGAGAAGGCCGCGCGCGAGGAAGCGCGCGCGCAGGCGCAGGCGGATGCCGCCGCAGCGGCGGAAGCCGCCGCCGCCGCGAAGCGCCCGCCATCGGTTCCGACCGCCGCCGAGCTGAAGGCGGCGCGCGATGCGCGCTACGCCGCGCGCAAGGCCCGGCAGGGCAAATGACCCCGCGCGAGCTGCTGGGCGTGGCCGACGTGCCCGGCGGCGAACCGCTGCGCCTGTTCCGGCGCGGTGGCGATTTCATGATCGTGCTCGATCGCAACGAGCTGATGAGCACGCGGATGAGCGGCTCCGAAGTTGCGCTGGGCACGATGACCTGCGACCGGCTGGGCGCGCGCGCAGCGCCGCACCTGCTGATCGGCGGATACGGCATGGGCTTCACGCTGCGCGCGGTGCTCGGCCGGCTCGGTCCCGACGCCCGCATCACCGTTGCCGAACTGGTGCCCGGCATCATCCAATGGGCGCGCGGTCCGATGGCCGAGCTGACCGCCGGATGTCTCGACGATCCGCGCGTCAGCCTCACGATGGGCGACGTCGGCGAGGCGATCCGGGCGGGCGCGCGGCGCTATGACGCGATCCTGCTCGACGTCGACAACGGGCCCGACGGGCTGACGCGCGCCGCCAACGACGGCCTCTATTCGGCGCGTGGCCTCGACGCGGCGCGCACCGCGCTGCGTCCGGGCGGCGTGCTCGCGATCTGGTCGGCGGCGCCCGACGCCGCCTTCGCGAAACGGCTGGCCCGCTCGGGCTTCGCGGTCGACGAAGTCCGCGTCCGCGCGCGCGACGATGGCAAGGGCGGTGGCAAGGGCGCGACGCATATCATCTGGTTCGCGACGCCGCGTTGAGGCTGGACGCGTTGAGACTGGGCGCGTTGAGACTGGACTAGGGCCTCGCACTGTCGCATGGGGGCCGCGTCGCCGGGTTAGCTCAGCTGGTAGAGCAGCGGTTTTGTAAACCGAAGGTCGCGGGTTCGATCCCTGCACTCGGCACCATTCCCGAAAGGATCGGTCCTGCAAAGCGTCCTGCGTATCCTCTTCGGCGCAGCCCTTCTTTTCGCGCTCGGCATGGCGTTCACGCCGCACCCGCCGCACATGCCGCTGCCGGATAACGACAAGGTCCAGCACATGCTGGCGTTCGGGACGCTGACGATCCTCGCGGTCGCCGGCTGGCCGCGCGCCGAACTGCTGCGGATCGGTGAGCGCCTGTCCTTCGTCGGCGCGCTGGTCGAGGTGGTGCAGTCGATCCCGGCGCTGCACCGCGACTGCGACATCCACGACTGGCTGGCCGATACGACGGTGATCGTCGGCGTGCTGCTCGTCGTCGTCGCCTGGCGTCGCGCGCATCCGCTGCGCGCCTGAACGGCTGCAACCGCGGCGGTGCCGGAGCGTTCCGCTTGCGCAATGGTCCCCGCTTCCACGATAAAGCCTGCTCCCAGGATAAAGGTTGCCAGCTACAACATCCACAAGGGGATCGGGCTCGATCGGCGCCGCAACCCGGAACGGGTGCTGGAGGTGTTGCGCGAGATCGACGCCGACATCGTCGCGCTGCAGGAGGCGGACCGGCGATTCGGCGCCCGCGAATCGGTGATCCCACGCCACCTGCTCGACGAGCATAGCGACTGGAAGCCGGTCGAGTTCGGCATGCGTGCGCTGTCGATGGGCTGGCATGGCAACGTCATTCTGGTGCGCAAGAACGCGCAGATCGTCGACCGGGAAGCGATCCACCTGCCCGCGCTGGAACCGCGCGGCGCGGTGATGGCGGATGTGCGCACGCCGGCGGGCGTGATCCGCGTCGTCGGCATGCATCTGGACCTTTCGGGCCTGTGGCGCCGGAGGCAGGCCGCAGCGATCCTTGCGCATGTCGATGCCTCGCTGCACCGTCACCCGACGATATTGATGGGAGACCTCAACGAGTGGACCGCAGCGGCAGGATGCCTGCGCGACTTCGGCCGCGACCATGCCATGGCGCCGACGGGACCGAGCTTCCATTCGCGAC
This portion of the Sphingomonas sp. FARSPH genome encodes:
- a CDS encoding rod shape-determining protein → MALPRFFKFMSHDMAIDLGTANTVVYVRGRGIVLNEPSVVAVETINGIKRVKAVGDDAKLMMGKTPGNIEAIRPLRDGVIADIDVAEEMIKAFIRKVHGPRKFARWPEIVICVPSGSTKVERRAIRDAASNAGASQVYLIEEPMAAAIGADMPVTEPIGSMVVDIGGGTTEVAVLSLRGLAYTTSVRVGGDKMDEAIVSYIRRNHNLLIGEATAERIKQEVGIARPPADGIGMTIHIKGRDLVNGVPKEIQINQGQIAEALSEPVATIVEGVRVALENTAPELAADIVDQGIVLTGGGALLQGLDEVLRDETGLPVTVAEDPLTCVALGTGRALEDPMFRGVLQNG
- a CDS encoding DUF6481 family protein, coding for MAYKVPNFSERASASRDAKATALEKLRNKAAPDPAVVAARAAAREAKEAADAERRAAHKAAIEQEKAAREEARAQAQADAAAAAEAAAAAKRPPSVPTAAELKAARDARYAARKARQGK
- a CDS encoding spermidine synthase — translated: MTPRELLGVADVPGGEPLRLFRRGGDFMIVLDRNELMSTRMSGSEVALGTMTCDRLGARAAPHLLIGGYGMGFTLRAVLGRLGPDARITVAELVPGIIQWARGPMAELTAGCLDDPRVSLTMGDVGEAIRAGARRYDAILLDVDNGPDGLTRAANDGLYSARGLDAARTALRPGGVLAIWSAAPDAAFAKRLARSGFAVDEVRVRARDDGKGGGKGATHIIWFATPR
- the mreC gene encoding rod shape-determining protein MreC, yielding MAPARDRRTGFSRRRQYSAFFAYVLAIAGALVGVALLIVSSFNPPAFAALRMTVASVSAPVASGLDAAVGTVRTVPDAIGSWFRVHGENADLRAQVARDQRLLTRARTIAYENRRLRALLALRDRAEDVVVTARLVASTATSARRFALLNAGHFQGVRTGMPVRGPVGLVGRVLETGPIAARVLLVTDPESLVPVRRTRDGLPAIAAGRGDGRVEVRSVNATNVRFQPGEMFVTSGIGGIYPPGIPVAAVAGAGVDNAVAVPIASPDALDFALVERPFMPMPAPTPRAPAAAHLPSPAPATAP
- the rodA gene encoding rod shape-determining protein RodA codes for the protein MSRGGIVPDPIARLPWKVILLVVAIGTFGQIVLYSAAGGSLKPWALSQGLRFYVFVAGAIAISYVPERVWRAGAMPAYGALVVLLVFVELLGAVRGGSQRWLDLGFIRLQPSELMKPAIVLACARFYDMLPAGETRRFSAIWPAALLIGIPAALIMKQPDLGTALMVCAGGATIMFLAGVPLRLFIGGALSVAIAAPLVINYVLHDYQRNRIFIFLDPESDPLRTGYHISQSKIAIGSGGIWGKGFLQGTQSHLDYLPEGHTDFVFATMAEEWGLVGGCLLILAFLLVIRWGINVGQNAGTRFARLTAAGLSTTIFFYVAINLAMVMGLAPVVGIPLPLVSFGSSAQMTVLLCLGILMSIDRENRRRVRW
- the mrdA gene encoding penicillin-binding protein 2 encodes the protein MKRGKRIVTEATQTYSFSRRAWLLGTAQLGVGALLAGRMGWLAVAQNEKYNLLAESNRVNLTMIPPRRGWIVDRNGAPIANNRTDFRVDIIPDRLEDPDRTIGLLAQILQLPPDEVERIKIDLKGAAGFQPVQVAENIDWDRFAAVSLRQPELPGVAPTRGFARHYPGGAAVAHLTGYVGTPTAEQYKATRDPLLVTPGFKIGKDGLEKMLERDLRGTPGAKRVEVTARGKLVAELATRPDVPGRTQRLTIDAGLQDYAARRLGTNSGSAVVMDCNTGEILAMVSVPAYDPNSFSDGISHLEWQMLSENDHVPLMNKVTQGLYPPGSTVKPMNGLALLHAGVKASDRVVCTGAMKVGTGVFHCHKKGGHGALDLKGAIEQSCDIYFYEMIRRHGYDAIAPIAREMGLGQKFDLPLATQRYGTVPDSAWKLRKYKSRWTVADGLNASIGQGYVLANPLQLAVMASRLASGKAVQPSLLADRVHRNPAPLPFPAEDLAVVRNAMFGVVNAGGTGGAARMYVPGVALAAKTGTAQVRRITMAERRAGVLKNGQLPFKLRDHALLIAFAPADNPKYALGIALEHNGHTVRDLDAPLIGRDIMTYLFDKQRAMTSLAEIEPSWGGDIATRMAAEANAYRAANAPAPAAAATKTDATVPSDSDAVEAATDLANQTQAALANESAGDTVAEGGSTERSDDQ
- a CDS encoding rod shape-determining protein MreD — protein: MNTIDHQPFRMPLPPGRARAVPWLTVIAGSALTAVVPVVASLALLPPFGLIMLLTWRLLARFALRPWAAAPLGLFDDLVSGQPLGSAVLLWSLCFLVIDLIEQRLVFRDFWQDWLIASGCVAFCLIAGRWLALPFGARVDLVLLAQIVIAIALFPLSARFVAWIDRKRGAVS
- a CDS encoding endonuclease/exonuclease/phosphatase family protein produces the protein MVPASTIKPAPRIKVASYNIHKGIGLDRRRNPERVLEVLREIDADIVALQEADRRFGARESVIPRHLLDEHSDWKPVEFGMRALSMGWHGNVILVRKNAQIVDREAIHLPALEPRGAVMADVRTPAGVIRVVGMHLDLSGLWRRRQAAAILAHVDASLHRHPTILMGDLNEWTAAAGCLRDFGRDHAMAPTGPSFHSRRPVGRLDRIMVSRELTVAECGVHTSAAARKTSDHLPIWATLALA